GGGGGGAGCTAGCTatacagaaaattaaatattcttttgtttgtaatatgtGGGGGTGGGCAAAGTTGTATAATGGTGCGGAATCccgctcccttataggtttcctggagtggctagcctccagttgagggctggtgggttttttgtttgttttttggttctGTGTTGTGAGGCCGTTgtcgcctcgtatactccctgtgTACTTTGCGGCGTTTGCCTTTGCttatatatttgtgtttacttatcgaaaaaaaaaaaatgaagcatcTCACATCGGCGCACGTTCACAAATTCACTTGCCTATGGCAAATCCCAGTTGTTTTTAATCTAAGTTCCAGCATCAAACTATTGGTAACTCCATGGCTGCTTGATCAAGCACCAATTCAAAAGTGCAGAGATCAAAGTTGGCGTGCAAGTTTGGAGGCAAGCTTCCCTATCTAAAAAATGACAACAGGATAGGAAAGGCTCAATTACTGACTCACCACACTACAACTGCAGTCGCCAACCACTTCTTTATACTTCTTCGACGCCCCTCAGCTATTAAAGGTAATGTTCTCCCAAGATGAAGACACATCTCTAAGATGGACATCTATAGATGAACGCCCCTCAGCTATTAAAGGTAATGTTCCCCCAAGATGAAGACACATCTCTAAGATGGACACTCACACACTCACATTCACTGCAATATGTTCTTAGCCTTGAAATTTGAGATTTCAGTTATCTCTCTTGTTCATTATCCCAGAACCTTTTTAACTTGCCAATGGGACACCCATAAGGTGCACTGACACTACTCTCACTTTGCAGGTCCGCTGGTTTGCATACAGAGGCGTGGGAAGGATCTAGTAGTGTCAAGGAATCATTCTTACGCACCAATTCCAAAGGTGCATATTTCAAGCTCAAGCCTATCTAAAAACCTATACAGTAGTTCTTCTCAAGCACCAAGTTCGAAGGTGTAGATTTTGGGACTCTTGTCTAGAAACCAATACAGTTGTTCCTCAAAACAAATGAAAGTTCGAAAGAAGGTCGCCTATCTAAAACCCAATACAGTAACTCTAATCCAGCACCAAATTCAAATATACATGGAAGTCTACAAGCAAGTTGCCTACCTAAACTTCGATTCAGCAATTCTTCTCAAAGAGTCAAGGCTATATTCGCCCACTTAGAAGAGAAGAACCAGTTAGATATGTCACTCTGATAAGTATTTCACCTTTtatttccttcttcttcttagaACTGCGGTTTGCTTAAATATCAAGATGAACCTTATAACTTAGCAGTCTAAATATATCTTAATGTAATTACAGCGGTTTTAAAAATGTCCATGCCACAGCTTTGGAACTATCCTGTTAGAGATGTTCACAAAGGCCAACATACTCACAGTATGTTTAAGAATGGTCTGACAGCTACACAGATTTGCTAAGAAGAAGGCAAACATGGCAAAATCGCATACGATTAGGGAAAATTCCATCGGTATTAGGATTTGAAATGATAAACTACCAGTCAAATTGTGCCTCTTCTTCTAGACCTCCAAAGGAGCACCAAAAGGGAAAGAATCCTAAGATTGCAGCTAAGCCTCCACAGATTTACtgagatgaaagaaaaaatggcaaaaaCACGTACAATTAGGGAAAATCCTCTCGGTGTAAGGATTTGAATTATAATCTACCAGTAAAATTGTACCTCTTGTTCTACACCTCCAAAGCAGCACAAAAAGGGAAAGAATCCTAGGATCGCTGATGAACCTCCAACACAATAGATTCGTGCGTTAACAGACCGATAAAGAAGTACAATCCAATAACAGAAATGGAAAAACACTCTACGCTGAACTAAAGCAAATGAATTCatcacaaaaaagaaaactcaacAATCTCTCACTCTAAAAAACCACAGAACTAACACAGAATTTGCATCGAATAAGAAGTTGtaaaagaaatcaaacaaaagGAAACGATAAAAGATCACAAATTCCAAAGCCCTTTGAAATCGATCCAAACCCGTAGAAAGGAGAGCGCCACAATTAGAACAACAACTGactcaaattaaagaaaattacagatccaacaagaaaagaaaatacaattttctttacaaatagAGCCACGAAAACGATATTATGTACACACGCGTATAGAGGATTAACGAGATGGAGCGCACCTCTGGTGTATACAAGCACAAACACAGATCACCGTTTGCAATCATAATCGACGACTTCGGAATCCGTGACGGATCTCGAATGCTGGACTATGGAGCGTCCGATGGAGTTTATCCAttcctccttctccttctcgGAGTCGGCGATGAAGTACATGGTGTCCCGGTTGGTGGAGAGCTCGAAGGCGAACTGCTTGTTGAGGACGTCCTCGGCGCCCTTGACGGTGAGGCAAGTGCCCACCGGGATGACGCCACGTGGCTTGGAATCGTGGGTGACGTAGGAGTCCTTGAACCAGAAGAGCTTGCCTCGTTTCAGGACGAACCAGCGGCGACGCCAGGTCTTGATGTACTCGCCTTGCTTGGTGAGCCAGCCGGCTCGCTCGGGGGTCGACCAGAAATCCACGCCCTCGTAGTCCTCTGGCTTCGGGTCCAGCCCAGCCGCGGCTCGCCACAGGCCCTCCATTTTCAGCTTCCGATGGAAAACGAAGATGTTAGGTTCTCAGAGTCAAAGCCAGGGCAGAGGAGGTGAAACTTCGGTTTAGGCAACACGACGTCGTTTTGACAAGGAGGTTACCAAAAATAGCCGAATTAGTTGGGCCGGGAGGAAGtgtcttaattaattttcaattttgtcaGTCGGGAAAACGATGTCGCTTTAGATAGTACATGTCATTCTTAACCAGTCAGTTCGAATAGtggaaaagtgaaaaaaatatgacagattttttttttttcactttttttagaattatataccaataaaaaaattataaattatttttgtcgTATTTAGTTTTTCTTCTTAGCTATCATAAtgaatcaaacaaaatatttcaaatgtcTTCTAACTTAAGAAATAATCTCAATTTTGTAAATCTGaacttcaaaaataaatcattttttacataaatatcctTTGATCTTTAGATTTTTACatgcatattttaatataaaaatatatttttttttttttacaagaaaaagggGAATTTGAtcaaaaattaacttttttgaacttaaaagatataaaaaaaaattagattttgaaattaGGATTATTCATCCTTTTAATGAAATAACTCTTCAAATAAAGTCTTCATTTGGTTGATGagacaatatttttttgataggtgggTGATAGGTGGGGTTATATTCTTTTGGCCAATAATCTAGGCGACTAATGAGAGAAgcaagagaaaatataaaaaagcaGGAGATTCCCCCTCAAATTCGTATCAGTCCAAACAGGGAGTTGGTGAGACAGTAAAGAAGTGCCATTGAGAAAAGCCCAATATATATTGGGTTGGGCACAGCCTGTATAAAGAATCTGTccctataatttataaatcattCCCTATCATGCATTTTCTAGGCTTCCCAGCTGTTTTAGCTTCATGAAAACTCAGCAACTCATTGGGCCAATCAGACACCcttttaagataaaaatctctatttttaaaaaataaaaaaaaaatagaaagtaaatgAATAAGCTAATTTGTCCTAAAAGCATTGAAAGAGGTGTTTAACGGGGCTTACAAAAGATCCTATTGCTTGAGAATGGTGTGTTACAgatctcattttttttgtaaggtTCCTTCAGAATTGTCCATAAGTTAATAGCATATCAATTCTGAAGCTGTTAAAGTTTGTATTTTCCTTCAACTTCTAGTACAGTATCATCCACAACGGGATTTTGCTACGCTGGGGCTGGAGGGTGGGGCAAAACTTTGAGCTTTTTAACGATTTCTGCGACATATTTACCCTGGTAAAAGGCTTGTTGGAGTTCCAGCTCTGTGGGCTGACGAGATCCATCTCCTGCATATGTCCCAGCGCCATAGGAAGAGCCACCCTTCACCTCATTCATCTCAAACATCCCTTTCCCAAAGGTGTACCCAAGAGGAACATAGATCATGCCATGATGTGCTAACTTCGTAATGGTTGTTAATCTGCAGAGACGGATTAGAAGGAAGATTAGAACACTGAAAATCAACTAATTACCAGCTTTTGCTTAACTGGAGAACCAGGAAAAAAACTGAGACAAGCAATAGTTCATTGGTAATTAGCTTCACTTTTAGACTCCCTCATGGTCCAAAGCATTAGTCACCAGCCTTTTCCTTTGATATGTTCCAAGCCATAATACTTCCAAgataaaccctaaaaccctaaaccatgAGGAGAAATAATGTTTAGGAATTGAAATTTACGAGTCATTAGATACTTGTGGGAGTGACCAAGGTTTGTTCCCATAGGTGTTTTAGAACTtatcaaaaggaaaaagaattactTGCTGGAATGAGAAACGATGGAATGAGAAATCATCATTAATTAACCAGAAGGGATGTAGTTATTATCTTgaaaattccaaagaaaattgTGTAGGAGAAAGCTTGGAACTGGCAGACGCAGAGTAACAAGCAATTAGAAATTTCCATTCCTAGTCTTTTGCACCTTGACATTACCCAATATTAAGAAGGGGGTTAAATGTGAGAAAGCTACATGGAGCCTCTTAAGGGAACATATACGAGACAGTTCAAAAAGTTGCAAATTCACCTATCAAATGGatcaaatatagaagaaaatttACACTAGCAATATCAGCATACTTACATCATAAATAAGAGCTAGcaaaaggaagaggaagaaaCTCACGCAGAATTCTCCTGCCCTCCCCCATGGAAACCAGTACTCCAAAAGATTCCAGCCGGCTTGCCTGCAAGAGCTTGAGATGCCCATAGCTCATCTGTGGCATCAAAGAAGGCCAAGAATTGTGCTGGCATCATGCCAAAACGAGAAGGAAACCCAAATAGAAAACCATCAGCCTCTGAAAGTTGTTCTGGTTTGATCTCTGCAACATCATTTGCTTTAGGAGGGGCCTTCATCTTTTCTAACACCCGATCAGGGAGTGTTTCAGGTATCTGTTCCACCCCAATCCAGTcaaaagtaaattaaaactaCTATAAGATTTCTAGCCCTCCTATTCTTATCTCACCGACATTTTGCCTGAGATATCCAAAAACTACCTGCCAAAGTGTTGCTTCAACACCATGAACTGTATTAGCTCCCCGCTGTACTTCCCGTGCCACAATCTCCACATGCCCATATAAGGAGTAGTACCTGCACAGCAAGGAGATACAAATGGTAATTGTTTagggaaggaaggaaggaaacCAAATTATTCCAAATTCAAATCAATGGTGTGCATGTGCAAGTAATGACTGAGACAGAGGCACCTACACTATGTAGACCTTGGTGGCTGCCATAAGAGCAATCTGAAGAAGGGTTTTGATCTGAGCTCACCAACAATTTATGCAAGTATGTCCAGTCAATAGCATTCCCTGTTGAGACAATGAAACCTACATAATTCACATAATGCATGTACCACCAAGCTGTGTGATTTCTTCAGCTGCGGGATTGAAGTCTAATATGCAATTGGAGATCTCAAGTCCAATTTCTCaggttttttttcccctccttttttttttattttatgcagGAAATTGAATGcaaacaaacagaaaaaataaaataaaataataataataataataattgagcaCAAAAGCCATAGACCCCATTGACACATTATATTGAAGGTGTCAAATCCAATTCCAAAGTtggttgtcttttttttttttccattatatacCACGGACAGGAAATTGAATGTAAACTGAAAACCCCCATATGCTCAAAGACAATATAACTTCAAATCCCTAGACCCATATATACATTTGGGGGGAAATTGTAAGCCCAGATATCAGATATAGAGAGCGAGGGAGAAGTTGACAGGGTAGATTTTCAAGTTCCccaaattagaattataaatcAAATCCAATTCTGAAAAACGAAGTGGATTCACCACTCAAATGAAAGAACCCTACAACCATCTTTCCTGAACAATACCCAAAACAAACAGGAAAAGAAAACTATAAAACCCTGCATGATTCAGCAGCATACATTCATTCCAGAcatttcatcaaacaaaaaGAGCCCAATAATCGGATGACCCTTCTTGAAAAGGACCCcaccaattaaaaaattaaatcaaaggaGCAGAAGCAGAGAGTTATGATAGGTGAACCTTGCAGATCCGAAGGAGAGGCAGCCAAGAAATTTCAGAAGGGACGATGGAGACGGAAGCAATAATAATTTCTTCAAAGCAAGTACCATGTCAGATGATACGTCAAGGCTTATCACATGTGCTTCTTTGGATTTTTGCTCTTATGCACTCCATTCACTATCTTACGAATTGAATGGATGATTTTACTCCGGGAGGCGAGGTAATAGACTAACCTTATCACATGTCCTCAGTACCAGTGGCCTGGCTTGTGCACATGGGACAAAAGGGTAGCCTATACACAAAGCAACCAAGAGAAAAGTTAGGCTATCAATTTATGTTATAATTAAAGTACATTTTTTACATTGGTTGGTGGCAAAAGTACAACCCAAAAAAAAGATGAATGGTTGGGGGCAAAATTGCGGTTTGTCCAACTTTGACTTGCGCATGAAAGGGTTGAGCACACCAGAAGAAGTGTGTAATTTACTAATTTCACTCAACATATTAGAACACAAACTCAAGTAGCCAATGTGGCTGTGTATGTGCCTCTACAGTTAATATGCATGAGAGCAAAGCACTTTCTGGCTTCATTTGATGCAAGaagaaagcaatttttttttcatattttatgtaGAGTTGAGGTAAAATCTCAAAAGCAG
The sequence above is drawn from the Vitis riparia cultivar Riparia Gloire de Montpellier isolate 1030 chromosome 6, EGFV_Vit.rip_1.0, whole genome shotgun sequence genome and encodes:
- the LOC117915569 gene encoding pleckstrin homology domain-containing protein 1-like: MEGLWRAAAGLDPKPEDYEGVDFWSTPERAGWLTKQGEYIKTWRRRWFVLKRGKLFWFKDSYVTHDSKPRGVIPVGTCLTVKGAEDVLNKQFAFELSTNRDTMYFIADSEKEKEEWINSIGRSIVQHSRSVTDSEVVDYDCKR
- the LOC117916219 gene encoding probable NAD(P)H dehydrogenase (quinone) FQR1-like 3, with protein sequence MAATKVYIVYYSLYGHVEIVAREVQRGANTVHGVEATLWQIPETLPDRVLEKMKAPPKANDVAEIKPEQLSEADGFLFGFPSRFGMMPAQFLAFFDATDELWASQALAGKPAGIFWSTGFHGGGQENSALTTITKLAHHGMIYVPLGYTFGKGMFEMNEVKGGSSYGAGTYAGDGSRQPTELELQQAFYQGKYVAEIVKKLKVLPHPPAPA